The window CATCCTTAGCGGCCATTCCCCCCTCCACAGGCGACAGCCGCCGGCCAAGCCAGCGCCCCATTTCCCCTAGTGCTAGCTCCATCTCTCTGTACCTGTATTcagctactcgtactgctGGAGCCTCACGATCCAACCGACTCttgtctctcctccatcattcACTCGCCTCGACTCTCCTTTTATCCAACCCGCATTAGCTGCCCTACACTCctttgggcttcttctgcgcTTTCCTAGAGCATCGTTCTTTTTTGCCGCCTGTCCGCTTTCGCTTGCGAGCAATCTCGCCTATCGACCATCACctgagcatcttctcttttgcttcctctcttcctctcttcctctcttcctctcttcttcttctcttttcagCATCCTCATGGGAGCTTGCGAGCAGCCCTGTTCGAGTCGCTTCCTCAAACATCAGCGCCGGTCCGCCAAGACCAGCTGCTGTGCGACTCTCTAATCATTTCACGTCGCTCATCATCTACCACGAGTACCGTCCATCTTTGTCCTCGCCTCCTCGCtttcgcctcctccatcctcccacTCGAGCGACGACGATAAACGACTAATCCTCACGACAGCGCCATGGAGTCGCCCGCTGGCAGACGGCTCGAtgcctccccctccccctctcccaTACATCACCTCGGCATGACGCGCCGTTTCGCACACGCCGTTGCCTCGCGCTTGACCCGTCGACGGTTTATAGCCAATCTCGCCTCCCGCTTCGCCAACCGACGGTTCGCCTTTGCTGTCGCAACCGTCGCCATCTTCAGTGCCAAGGGCGTTCACATCTACACACATCTGTCTTCACTGCCGCTGGTTCACCTGGTGCGGTGGGGATATTCATTCTTTGCGCAGGATGTCATGCTGCTCATCCTTGtccggctgctgcttgaccCGTGGTTGACGGAAGGCTCTGGGTGGTTGCGCACTACCACAATGACTCTGGCGTCTGTAATTATCACATATCTCATCACCGTAGGGGTTGTGACAGTGACATTCTTTGCCGTCTGTGGCTCCGAGATCCACTGGCGCAACATTGGCTTGGCTGGTgatgcctcctcctttgccatGTTTCTCTCCGGCCTTGCGTCATTAATCCTAGTCCTGTTCACCGTTCTCTTTGTCGCATGCATCTTGCAAGACATCTGCTACGTAACCGCCGGCGTGGCTACCGATATTCTCAAGTGGCCTATTAACTTCGCCTTGCGCCGATCGTCGCCCACCGCCTACTCTCAGGTACCTCAACTTGACGTTGAGCTTGCCAGCACATCCGACGATctggacgacgacgaatTCTGCGGCATGAAGAGCAAGACATCGGCAGTTGTTCTGAAGCGATTGCTATACCTCTTCATCGGCTTGGCACTCCTTACACATGTTGTCATGGTTTTGATACGCCCGAATGAGAGTGCCATGAATTTCTTGTCATGGACACCTGCCCTCCTCCCTTTCATCGACTTCACATTCTCCTCTCCCAGCCTTGATCATCTGAAGCCCATCTACGGATCCAGCATTGGCCACTCCTGGGACAACATCACTGCTCTGACCGACCCTGTTGATTTGCCTTGGCTGCCTCAGAGACATGTCCCCGGATTTGGAGACTGGTATAAGAACAACAAGCATTACAACGCTGCTGCAGACCCTCTCAAGATTTCCAACTTCAATGACGATCTTCTTCCGGCGCTCAAGGATAAGCTTGCCGATGTGCCGATTCGCCATGTCATGCTCATCCTTCTCGAAAGCACGCGAAAGGATGTTTTCCCCATCAAGAAGGATGGCCTTATCTGGGAGCGACTGGCCAACTCGTTTAGCAACAAGACTTTACCTGACGAGGCTCAAGCCATGCTGGCTGGTCTCACTTCCAACGCCAACTTCATTACCGGCGACTACGATGATGGGTTTGAGCACGAAACTAAGAAAAGGCGAGGCGGTATCAACTTTAACAACGTCTTCACCACCGCTACCTATACCATCAAGAGCATCGTTGGCACAATGTGTGGCCTCACGCCCCTCATGGCAGATTTCAATTTGGAGTACCTCCACCACTTTTATCAGCCGTGCCTACCCCAGGTCTTTGACGCCTTCAATAAAATAGATGAGGAGGATCTTGGCAGCGAGAGGAGTGAAGATTTTACGTCTTTCAAATGGCAGTCCACCTTCATGCAATCTGTCACCAAAAATTATGATAGATATGTGCCTCTTCTATCCAAGATGGGTATTGCTCCCGAAAATCTCGTCTCCAAGGAATATCTCAAGAGCCGATTTGCCAAGTTTGGTCCCGTGGATCAGCCAGATATCAACTATTTCGGTATGGCTGATGTCGTCGTTGAGGACTACATCCGAGACGCCTTTGTACaagccaagaagaataaCGAGCGAGCCTTTGTCACACATCTAACCAGCACGAGCCACCATCCGTTCGCAATTCCAGCCGAAGAGAAGTATACGCCTTTAGGAAATGGCTTGGACGACATTTCCCACTATCTCAATGCCATCGGCTACGACGACCGATGGTTGGGCAAGATTATGAATATTCTGGATGAGGAGGGTGTTGCAGATGAGActcttgttgtttttgttggtGACCATGGAGTGTCTATGCCCGAAAACAACATCTTGGCGCCTTACTATAACCCCAACATTGGCACACTACGTGTTCCTCTGGTCTTTTCACATCCCAAACTACCGGCAATCGATGTCAACGACGCTGTCATCTCCTCACAAATCCTCCCTACCATTCTTGACCTCCTCCGCGAAACTGGATCGCTTTCCAAGTCGCACACACAGGCCGCTTCCGACTTGGTCCAAAACTACGAAGGCCAATCGCTCATCCGGCCTGTTCACACATCCTCCAACGAAACCGGCCAGGGTAACTGGCAATTTACCGTCGTCAATCCAGGCCGCGCGATGCTGAGCATCCGCGACACCCGTCAGCCGGATTGGCACCTCATCGTGcccatcatcgacaacgtCGAGTGGCAGTTTACGAATCTAATGAATGACCCGACGGGAGCGCAGACCCTGCTCGGGTTCGACTTTGTTAATTTCTTGTACAGCGTTGAGAAATCTCACGGCGTCGATGCCGCAAAATGGGCCGAAGAAGCTGCATTTATGGCCCGGTGGTGGGTCGAAGAGAATGGGAAGCGATGGCGTTATGGTCCCTATGCCAACTAAACGGGCATATGTTttcacctttcttttttccatttctgCCCCCTTGATCCTTTTGATATcatattatttattttactcTTGATGTACTCATATGTATACTGGCATGGGCATTAAAACTGGCGTTTATACAATAAAGCAGGGGGGCCGCAGAGGTCTTTTGAACTTTTTGGCAAAAtcatttcttccttcattACACGTGATATGAGAGTTTTACGACCATCCATATGTTGTCCCATCTGACAAGAAGTACCACTCACTGAGGTGACAAATTGCCAGCTTTTCTTTTGATGGCCCAGTCACGAACTTTGTCAAAGTTTGCACATGTTCTGCTTCCATTAAACACAGGTCGCAGGAGACCCTCAGAGTCTGTTCGGAAAGGCAAAATGTCAAGGCTCGGCCTGCACATCATTGACTGACGAATATAGTCAATACAATGTTCGAGATGCGCTGGAATCGTGTGCTCATTCGCCGGACTGTGCACATCATACCAATCCTTCAAGACACCGTACGCCTGCATACGAAGCATATCCAAGCAATGCAGCTGATGAAATACTTCTACTGCGCCGACGTATAGCGGAGGATCTGATTCTCGAGTATGATcatcgatgaagagggaGCTTTTTGAGGGGAGTTTGGCATGTTCTTGCTCCGTCAGGGCGACCATGCCGGGGTGTGTGAGTTTATCCCAGTGCGCATTGTTGGTTTCGTTGGGTTTGCCTTGGTATGCTGACAAGTCAGGCGTGAAGCCTGATGTGAAGTGCGTCTCGCTGTATGAAAGGGCCGGGTATAGAGGACCTTTGACAGAAAGATGTGAGATGGTTACTCTTTAATATTGGAGGGCAGTTATACATACTCGTGAGATCTGGATAGCTTAGGGTGTCTGCCTGTGGTCTACTTCTCAGAAAGAGCAGTGAAGAGAATGCAATTATCCAAAACACTCCGAGGACCCCGTGAATCCAGACGAAGCGGATCCTTCCAACATTCTGTCTGAAGGAAGATGTATCAGGAAATGACAGAGattctcttgatgaagaatcaGCATCTCCGTTAGATACAGGCGTGTACTGAGTTTTGTCCAGCCACAGCGGCATATTGACAACTCTTGCTGGCTAGGGGGAAGGCGTGTAGTATAATGAACAGACAAGTGATGCTCGAGGGTGAGCAGACACGCAGGAAAGGGGCTTGTTCTCGGATAATAGAGACGGCATATAGAAAACCACCATCGCATTTAGATGCCCTTTCAAAGTGAAAGCAAGAAGCTAGATCCACAGATTAGGCAGTAGACCGACAAAAGAGCCGTATCGAACTCTACATACACGAAAACGAGGGAATACGCAGTGGGTCGCCCTCGTTGAGCATGAAGATACCTTCACGAAGTACATGGCCTATCTTTTCACCCGCAGAACCATGCTTCGAAATATTTAACCAATAGAATTAAACATCATCAGCTAGCTACATGGAGCAAATGTAGCGATCAATAAGGCTGTTTTGATCAGTCAACATTCGCATTATTGGCCACTGATACGAATAGGTGGAAGATGACTCGCGTCCTATTTAGTAGAGAAGTATAGACAAGCATTGACCAGAATAGACGTTGAATCGTTTGACAAAGTTGGCCGATTCGTTAAATGACTCAAGGCTTCAAAGTTCTTTAATCACCCCAATGTTGCTTCAGTACCTATGGATCGAAACTCCGCCCACAGCTCTCCACAGCTATCAGATTTTCGTTCAAGATACCGCGGAACTGAGACGCCAAGTTTCCCTATATGGGTTTAGAGGCAAGAACTTCTGTTTTGGATGTCCCATTTGGTGGCCAACCTCTCGTGTGCAAATTTTAAGTGCAGTGGGGTGCCGAAAAGCTAAAAAGTCAGTTTGGATGTTATTAATGCTTATATGTGAGCATCCCAATTTATAACAGATGGGCATTTCCTCTTTATTTCTTGTAAGGCaatgtatatacatgtatatatattttgAAGCTTTTAATTAATCCCTGTTCCTCTGATATTGTTTAATTGGAATCCACAGCGTGAGCTTGGTTGTAAAAGTGGGCTTATACCAAAACTTTTGACACCCCTGGATTACAGCGGACACAAGACGAACGCGGGGATATCAGTGCTACTGATGCTCGTTTACGAGGATATTACGTTGCTAGCCCACAAGCTCCCCTGCCCTAGTGTGGACAAAAAGTCCCTTGCTCATGTTCTAATGGGATTTCTTTTGGATTTAGTTGTCAAAGTAGGTTAGGCCAAGCAGGTAGGATTCATTAGGGCGAGTCCTGTGTTGCCCAAGTTGTCTTGACAAAGATTGAGGCTTATCTTCGTCATGCAGGTTGGGCGGCTGGCTGTTCAAGCTTATTTTAGCCACTTAGTAGGCCACTAGTAGCTCAACCTGCATACCGAACATGTGCTTCGTACGTATCAGTGCATTTCATTTGAGAGCTTGTTAAAAACCGGCAGgtggtttgtttgtttgcccaCATAAGGGGATAGTTCATGTTCGGGTTTCGGGTTAGGGAAGGGTGGACCGGTTCGTCGGTCCTTGGCAGACGCAGGCGTCAACGAAGTTGGGTCGTATTTTAATCGATGTCTATGGATAGATGCCTGCGTGCAGCATCGTATCTATACATGCAGTGTCTGAAACCTCAGGTTTGGAGAGGAAAGCGTTACAGATCTCGGTAATTGCTGCATACGACCGATGCGACAACACATCGGCTACGGTGTTGGTAGTCAAGCCCGTAACGGCGAAGATGTAAGCCACCACATAAAGTCATTTTCAGCAGAAAACGAGTTATGCTATCCAAAACTCGCATCGAAAAGTGAGCTTCTGGGCAAAGAGCTGCACTACTAGTGGGGAGATTTCAGCAGTGTCTATAATAAACCATCTTGATAAGCATTATCTGTACTTGATTTAGCGAGAACGACGTATGCGGCATCAAGAAACCGGTGCCAAGATGAATCCTTCTCCAAGTTTTGCCACCGTTCTACTGAAGAGGAAAGGATTAATAAATAGCACCAACTGGtctaatttattaagtacCTAGTACTTGTGTAGGGAAACACCTGTTCGGCCAGTAATCGAGTTTTACTATGTATATAACTATAGGGACAGttgctagagaaatatagatatagtagcagatattTAAAAACAGGCGTATAATTTCACGCGTGGGTGTTAGAATCTTCTCGGTCTCGATTTTTTGCCCTCTGCTTAATACAGCAGCGGTTAAGCTTCTCAGTTGTGATATTTCATCCACACCGGATGAGATGGACTAATACACATCTGATTGCAGCGATACAAAAGTGCACTTGGTATTCCAAATGTCAAAAGATGTGACTTATTTGCCGATTCTACCCACTTGAAACAACCGTATATGCGGGGAAGATACGTTACGGAGTGCATGTAATCTATTTGTCACCATCCTTTGGTGATTATCAAAACCCATGTCCGTACGTCAACTAGTGACCATGAACGACTCATTCATATCTCCATCCACACCAAAGTCTAGACTAATGTCAGGAAGACTTGCAAAATGTACCTCCTATATTCGTATCCGCGGGGATAGTGATAGCGACGGCCCGTCTTGGGGCATCTCGATGTGTTGATAGCTTTCAAGCCATGACCGAAGAGGAACTGTTTGCGAAAAGCAGATGTTGTCTTGGTTTCTTTGGATATATATAACAGTGCAACGCTGCTATTGTTCTTTTCTGTAATTAGCAGATACGACaatacaaacaaacaacttTATCTCCTCGATCTGTCTCCCTTTCCACACCCAACACATCCCTAAAATGAAGTTCACCTTGATTTTCGCCTccctccttgcccttgcgGCTGCCGCCCCTGCCCCCAGCGAGGTCAGCACAGATGCGTGCCTCCTAAAGCGTACCGATGGAAACTTCCTCGTAGAGCGAGGAGGTGGCTGCGGTTATTACGGAAAACGTTCTGAAGCCAGTACCGACGCTTGTCTTCTGAAGCGTGTCGTCGATGGCTCTTACAGTATTGAGGCccgaggcggcggctgtGGATATTACGGAAAGCGATCTGAGGCTTCTACCGACGCCTGCCTCCTTAGACGGGAGGCTGATGGCAAATACAcagttgaagagagaggtgGTGGCTGCGGATACTATGGAAAGCGTTCTGAAGCTAGTACCGATGCTTGTCTGCTAAAGCGTGAGGCCGATGGCAAGTTTGTTCTCGAGGAGCGCGGCCACGGATGCGGATATTACGAGTAAATGTGGGCACATAGTCATGTTTTTGAGTGTCAACCTATACGGAACTTATCATGTGTATCCTCCGTGCCTGGATGGTAATGCTTGATGTAATGAACACAACGGGATAGGAGTCTGCAAATGAAAGGCCAAGACTATCACGAGTGTCAATATACACTACGAGCAACATCGACAGATCAGCTTCAAACCCAATTAGAACCGTGAAATATTTTTGTGGCAATGTGTTAATTACCCTTTCGATTGTATCACACATCTCCATTTAGTTGAGTAAGGCCCGATGAAATGCGCAACTTTGAGCTCCACGAATCGAGCAGCGAAAGATTAATGTAATATGAATGTATCACGACGTACGGCAAGGCGCAACTTTTGGCTCAGCATCCATAGCCTGACTAGAATAGAAGAATCAAGCTTCTACACAACACCAATCTCATATCACGACGTGACGAGTTTCTTGTTGTTAGCGTCGCCTCCTTATGTAAGTGAGCCAGCCTAGAGAGCCGATGTGTGTTGCATCCGCCCAAGTTAGGGTGAAGTCAGATCTTCCCGGGTAGCGTGATTGAATCGGCGGGGTACTGCTGAGGAATTTCTCGACATCGAATTGCGATTATCATCTTTTAAAGCCATATGAGCATCTTGAGAATTGATTGGGTATCCTTGAAAAGCTTTTATTAAATCATAAACACGAAATCTGTCTGACCCGCCATTAATTACGCCATGGCAACAATCTTCAAGCTCATATTTTATGTTCCGGAGACCCATATCGAAGTCTGCAAAGCAGCCATCTTTGCGGCTGGAGCTGGTCGCTACCCAAACAGCTCTTACACAGAGTGCTGCTGGACAGCCCTGGGCACCGGTCAGTTTCGCCCGGTCGCTGGGGCGAATCCGCATATCGGGCAGCTGGATAAGCTTGAAACTGTCCCCGAAGTACGAGTTGAGGCGCCCTGTGTGGGCCAGGATGTGACAAAGAAGGCTGTGGAAGCGTTAAAGAAGTATGTGTATCCGACAGTGCTAAAATAAACATCTTTATTCTATCAATACCGAGTTCAGTTTATCTAATATGATTGCTTCTAGGGCCCACCCGTATGAGGAACCGGCATATGAAGTGTATAGACTTGAAGATTTCTAGGCAGCAAATATTATAATCATTGCTATTGACTTTTCGTATCATTCCCTTCTCAGATCTGGCAATTTTAATGACTCTGTATAACCCAGAATGTGACATCTTGGAACTGAGAGATGATAAGTATTCATGATTGATGATTTAGAGGAGATTTGCATCGACTATGGCAAAGGCATTCCGTTGCATAGGTACTCCAGTGATATTAATACAGCTTCCAAGCTCCACCTCAGTACAGcctctttcctctccccGACCGAAGAGATTTTATTCGGGATTAGCATACACCGTGTAAAGCTCCCACGTTTTAGGTTCTGGTTTATCCAAACTTGTTATGAACCCCAGGTTGCCCGCATTCCAGAACCAATCGGGGTGCTCCTTGCTCCGGTATCTGTTTGTCCCACGCGCAAATTGAATGGCCATTTTGTGGAATCTCCATCGATTCCGGACATTCGGGAGGTCTTTTTTCACACAGGTCAGCATATAATGCCGCCAGTCAATATCGGCTTGCCTTGATGACGACGTGTCGGTGAGGATTTTTGAGACCCAGCTGTTGTCGCTCCAGTCTGCTGGTGTAAAAGGTAGCATCCAGCCAAAGTTGCGCATGGCACGTAAAAAGAAGTTTTGCCGTTTGTGAATGATTTCATCATAGAACCAACGGTCCACTTGAGCCAATGAGAGAAGACTTTGCGCGGCAATAATGGCAGATGGGGCTTCGAATGCTTCTCGAAGGGGGCCTTTCCCGTTAGCCCCTTCTCCCTCGATTCTCTTATTTTGCTTCAATTCTTCTTTAATGACATCTGTGGGTATTTCGACAATGTAGTTGAGAATGATGTCGAACAACTCCGTAGTGTCGAAAACCTTTCGGTATTTTAATGATGAGGCTTTCACTCCGCTTGATTGCAAGGCCTGTGGTGTTGGGAGACGAGTCGGCCTTGACAATAACCATTTTGTATCCTCCATGCTCTCTGGATCGTACCACCTTGTTTGTGGAAGGTCAGGCTGGTCTAACGGTGGCCATTGGCGCGTTATAGCATATTCAAAACTCTGCCCGCTTCTCTCTTGCATGTCATAGTAGTTAACGCAATACAGAAGCCCATTTAGTTCGCCACCGTACATCCGATAGCACGAATTCTCTTTGTAGACCGACTCCCAGAGCTCACGGGGGTTGATGCCGGTATGGCGACAGAGAAAAGACAGACACATGGGATGGATCAAAAGAAATAAGTCAGAGCCCAAATGTAGTTTATCTTTGACACCTTTAATGGTAACATCTCCATACGACCCGACTGTGCTGTAACGGAAATGGGTAAGCGAAAGATGTCGCACAGCTGTTGTGAAGTAGAAACTCACCAGAGTGCAGTGACAAAAGTTTCGGGCGAGTTTGGCGTCACACTGACGCCCAGATCCCAAGACTCACCATCCCGATCCGATATGGTCACAATCTGATCCAGCGGTTGTGATGGAACTGGGTATCCAGGGTCATTGAACcactctccatctcctggTGGCCATTTGTCAACAGCGACACCGTCAGTTAGAAACCGAAGCCAGCCACGCCGTGCATTATCCAATGGACCAGAGCTGATCACCTCAGTTAGTAACAAGAACTAGCGTTGACGATGCGGGGTATGTCTTACCAGAAGCAACAGAATGAGTCCCAGCAACCCATTTCGCTCAAGTCTGTTAATTGGGATGGCAGGCGGAGGGCATTTGATGGAAGCGGCTCAATTGTTGgagcttgatgaagcaattCTGGTTACATATTATCCAGCACGCTGCGTCGTGCTGGGGCGGTGAAGTGGAATGAATCGGCGTCAGCTTACTGTGTACGTAACGTGTATTAAGCAGTTGCCACTTCATGCTACGAAGCTACCTCTATACAGTATAAGAACTGCTTAGATGTACGGACATTTGGGGCTCCATGCCTGTATCTGGATGGCGCTAATGTTTTGCAGCACTTCTGCCCTGCAACGCGTTGTACCGGCCTATGTCAGCTCTGCCATCTTGTGGAGTTGAAAAGCCTACATAGTTGTCTGAAAGCCAGTTTGGACGCTCTCTCACTAGGTCGCTAAAGAGCTCTTTATATTCAATGCATACTTGCTGATGCTAACTCTGTAAAGTTGTTTGAATAATACACAATAAGCGAGCGTAGACAATTGATATGAGAAAGTAAGAAGATACATCAACAGTTGATTCTAATAAAATTTCATTTCATGTTTCGAGTTCGCTATGCATACTTCAACGCCTTACATAAAGTAGTGATGCCAGTATCTAAATCAGGAATCATTTGTTGCAATAGATGAGCGACGCCAACCAACtctcaagcttcttgagcCTTTTTAGAAACGCGGTGGTAAACAATCACGTTTGTTCCATCTTTAAGAGGCTCGTTGTGCGGCACCAACTTGTATCCTCCCAACTTGGGGGCTGCTACCCACCAGACAAGCCAGTAGACAACAGACGCTGCCAAAATTGATATGCCCACAACAGCATAAAGCCAATATGGGAGGCTGGTATCACCCTTTCCTCCCGGAGGTCTCAAAAATGGAGCCACAAGCTGGAAGGCTTGTCCAAGCATGAAGAATGCCGCGACGGGCAACCACACTTTGAATGGTCGCGGCGCCTTGGGCTCTTTCCAGCGGAGATAAAAGAGGCCCGAGACTACAAGAAAGTTCATAACTGCGCTCGGGTATCCTTCTACGTCGAGGATGAAGTTGTAGGCGTCTCCGAATGGTATAGCAACAATGACGATGAACGAAGGGATGAAATGCAAGATCAAGCCTGCAGACGGGGAACCGAacggccatgatgaagccCAGAATCGTGGAAAGGGGATAACGCCTTCCTTTGCGAGCTCTTGGTTCACTCGAGATTGCGCAAAGGTCACGGTCATTACATTTCCGTATGCTGAAAGAGCCACAAGAACACTAGAGAGTAGTTAGCAAACCGAGATGACTGAATATTGATAAGAGATTCGAAACTGACCTAAGTGCCCTCTGGGCAGCTCGCCCGAACACTTTTTTCATAAAGAATGAGGCGACTGTGGTTCCGCTTGCTGCGATTTCTGCAGGCGTTGCGGCAGAAAAGTACGCCACGTTTGCGAGGATATACAGAATCCCACAAGTCGAGAGACCCAGTGGACCAGCAATCTTGATAGTTCGGACGGGATTCTTTATTTCATTCATCACGTACATTGCGTTGCTCCAGCCTGTGTAGGAATTCAGCACCTTGAACAGCGCTGTTGCATATGGGTTGCCGGACTTGGCGGACCCAGCGAAAGCATCGTGAAAGCTTGCATGAGGGTCAGGCACTCGAGAAACACCGCCCCCAAGGACCACCCATCCCGTAATGACAATAAACAGGAGAAGGATAAGTTTCAGAATGGTAAAAAAGTTCATTCCGTGAACTCCAAGTTTTGGGACGAATGTATGGATCAGAGTTACGGAGATGATGACTCCAATGGCAATGCCTCGTTCTGCCCATTCTGTGACTGTTGTATTGGCTGCCACCAAAATATTTGATGCAAAAACGATGCAACCAGAAGCTGTATTTCCAGTTAGTCCTTATTCGTCATCTCTCGTGTGTTTATAAGCTTGGCTTACCGGTGAAGCCAAGTGCAATCGCTTGAACCGCAAAGACTGTGGTGATTAACATTTTCGGCCGACGATATGCTGCTTCGAGATATACTTTCTCGCCGCCGCTTCGAGGAATCATGCATGCAAACTCGAGCCAGACGCAGAGTCCCGACACAGACAGCAAGAGCCCCAGCACCCATAACATCATCGAGGCACCCAATGATCCGACGCCATTGACGATTGAGGAGGGGGTAGAGAATATTCCGGTACCGATGATTCGTCCGATGCTATCGTCATATCATTCATTAGCTTTTGTGTAACGTCTAGGACTATAGAAGATTCCTACATCAGAGAGGTTGTGCTGAAGATGCCCAGATGGCGCCCTAGTCCTCCCGTAAGATACTGGTCGAACTGCAATCCTCCAACCTCCTCCTTGAATTCATTTTCGGAGACGTGCGTTCCATTGTCGGTGGCGCCGAATACTGCTTCACCTTTCGAATGAGTTGGTGAATCGATGGCAGCCATGTTTGCTCTCGTGCTCGATGCGCCAGCGGAAGGGAGAGGAACGCGATTTCGAATCAGAGAAAAAATACCGTTGCTGTGCCCATTTTATGATAACCAGATACGCCCTGCATTATCGTGCATGTAGTGTCTCACGGACCTGCCGAGATGGTGTGGTTGCACACCAACCGCGGTCAAATTGCGTGATTGCCATAAGAGGCTGCCTGGACAGAAGAACGGTTACATTTCTACGATTCGTCCCACTCTCTAGGTAAAATCGATGCTGATATTATGGAGAACTTCTGTTGATAGCATACAGGGTACAGATCTGA of the Trichoderma breve strain T069 chromosome 4, whole genome shotgun sequence genome contains:
- a CDS encoding sulfatase domain-containing protein; the encoded protein is MESPAGRRLDASPSPSPIHHLGMTRRFAHAVASRLTRRRFIANLASRFANRRFAFAVATVAIFSAKGVHIYTHLSSLPLVHLVRWGYSFFAQDVMLLILVRLLLDPWLTEGSGWLRTTTMTLASVIITYLITVGVVTVTFFAVCGSEIHWRNIGLAGDASSFAMFLSGLASLILVLFTVLFVACILQDICYVTAGVATDILKWPINFALRRSSPTAYSQVPQLDVELASTSDDLDDDEFCGMKSKTSAVVLKRLLYLFIGLALLTHVVMVLIRPNESAMNFLSWTPALLPFIDFTFSSPSLDHLKPIYGSSIGHSWDNITALTDPVDLPWLPQRHVPGFGDWYKNNKHYNAAADPLKISNFNDDLLPALKDKLADVPIRHVMLILLESTRKDVFPIKKDGLIWERLANSFSNKTLPDEAQAMLAGLTSNANFITGDYDDGFEHETKKRRGGINFNNVFTTATYTIKSIVGTMCGLTPLMADFNLEYLHHFYQPCLPQVFDAFNKIDEEDLGSERSEDFTSFKWQSTFMQSVTKNYDRYVPLLSKMGIAPENLVSKEYLKSRFAKFGPVDQPDINYFGMADVVVEDYIRDAFVQAKKNNERAFVTHLTSTSHHPFAIPAEEKYTPLGNGLDDISHYLNAIGYDDRWLGKIMNILDEEGVADETLVVFVGDHGVSMPENNILAPYYNPNIGTLRVPLVFSHPKLPAIDVNDAVISSQILPTILDLLRETGSLSKSHTQAASDLVQNYEGQSLIRPVHTSSNETGQGNWQFTVVNPGRAMLSIRDTRQPDWHLIVPIIDNVEWQFTNLMNDPTGAQTLLGFDFVNFLYSVEKSHGVDAAKWAEEAAFMARWWVEENGKRWRYGPYAN
- a CDS encoding amino acid permease domain-containing protein, giving the protein MAAIDSPTHSKGEAVFGATDNGTHVSENEFKEEVGGLQFDQYLTGGLGRHLGIFSTTSLIIGRIIGTGIFSTPSSIVNGVGSLGASMMLWVLGLLLSVSGLCVWLEFACMIPRSGGEKVYLEAAYRRPKMLITTVFAVQAIALGFTASGCIVFASNILVAANTTVTEWAERGIAIGVIISVTLIHTFVPKLGVHGMNFFTILKLILLLFIVITGWVVLGGGVSRVPDPHASFHDAFAGSAKSGNPYATALFKVLNSYTGWSNAMYVMNEIKNPVRTIKIAGPLGLSTCGILYILANVAYFSAATPAEIAASGTTVASFFMKKVFGRAAQRALSVLVALSAYGNVMTVTFAQSRVNQELAKEGVIPFPRFWASSWPFGSPSAGLILHFIPSFIVIVAIPFGDAYNFILDVEGYPSAVMNFLVVSGLFYLRWKEPKAPRPFKVWLPVAAFFMLGQAFQLVAPFLRPPGGKGDTSLPYWLYAVVGISILAASVVYWLVWWVAAPKLGGYKLVPHNEPLKDGTNVIVYHRVSKKAQEA